CATCCCCACCGTGCTTGACGGGCCACCCGGCACGGGCGTTTCGTGAGGGGCCGGACCCCCGCCAAAGAGATTCATTATTGTGCATCCACAGAGGACGCTCCGCCGGTAGTAGAGGTGCAAGCACAAGCACAGCCCGTCCCCCGGGCGTCCCTCTGAGGAGTTTGAAATGCGCAAAACAACCTCCGCCGCCGGAGCACTGTAACTCGCGGCCCGCTCTGACCTTTGCGGCTCCGGCCCAGGCCGGCGGCCGGAACCACCACGGCGATGACCCAGGCACGCTCTCGGTTCTGCATGGTGTGCCCGGGTTGACCGTGGACGTATGGGTCGACGGCAACCTCACCCTTGATGACTTCAAATCCTGACGAGGCCACCCTGAAGCTGACGGCCGGAACCATTTCGGCCTCCGTTGCCGCGGCCGGGACCACCGTTCCTGATCGAGCCGGCCGACATCACCGTCGAGGGCGGCAAAAACACGATCGTATATGCCTGGGGCAGTCTGGCTGAAGGCACCCTGGCCACCGCGGTCCAGTTGTTGACTCCGGGAACCAAGCGGGTAGCCCCGCTGCCGTGTGTGTGCGTAGGTTGGGTGACTATGAAAGCCATCGTCTACCGCGCCACCGGCGATCCGTCAGTTCTTGAGCTCGTTCACCGGCAGGTCCGCGACCCGGGGCCCGGGGAGGTGCGGGTACGCGTGGTGGTCTCCGCGGTGAACCCTACAGACTGGAAGTCACGCAGAGGCGCCAGACCTGGTGCACCCTTGGCCTTCCCGGAAGTCGTGCCGAACCAGGACGGCGCGGGCACGGTGGACGCGGTGGGCCCCGGAACCAGCGGGTTCGAGATCGGAGACCGCGTATGGGTGGCCCTCGCCGCCTACCAGAGGGCTGATGGCGGAACCGCCCAGGAGTTCACGGTCCTCCCGGTTGAGCGTGTCTTTGCACTGCCGGACAACGCCGGGTTCGACGTCGGCGCAAGCCTTGGTGTTCCGGCCATCACTGCCCACCGGGCCCTGACTGTTGCCGAGGACGGCCCGCGGCGGCTCCACCCCGGAGCCCTCGCCAGCAAGGTAGTGCTCGTCGCCGGAGGGGCTGGTGCTGTCGGTCATGCCGCGGTTCAGCTCGCCAAGTGGGCCGGCGCCGTCGTGATCACCACCATCAGCAGTCCCGAAAAGGAGGCGCTGGTCCGGAGCGCCGGAGCCCACCACGTCATCAATTACAAGGAAAGCGATCCAGCGGCGGAAATCCGTCGAATCGCTCCGGACGGCGTTGATGTGATCGTGGAGGTGGCACCTGCACAGAACGCCGAACTCGACCTGGCCGTCATCCGCAACCGCGGCTCCGTCGCCGTGTATGCCAACAACGGCGGCGACTTTGTGAACCTGGACGTGCGGAAGAATTTCAGCCTGAACGTCCGGTACCAGTTTGTGCTGCTGTATACCGTGGGCATGGAGGCGGTACGCGCCGCCGCCGAGGACATCAAGGCGGCGCTAGCTGACGGGGCGCTCCCTGTGGGAGGGCCTGCAGGACTTCCGCTGCACCGCTTCGGACTGGCTGACACGGCTGCCGCCCACGCCGCCGTGGAAGGCAGCATCGTCGGCAAGGTGCTGATTGACGTCTCTGACGAGTAGCCGGCGCCCGGGCTACGCCTGGCGCCGGCTACGGCTGGTGCGGGGCCTCGGTTTGCGTGTGGAGCCAGCGGCGTACCGCATTCACCACTTCGTCCGGATCAACGGTGTAGATGGTTTTCGGCCCGGAAGCCGGGGAATCGCTGTAGGTCATCCGTGCCCGAAAGCCGGGACTCTGGTTTGGTTCGTTCCAGGTTCGGATGACCATAGTTCCCATCCAAGGCGCAGGATGGTCAGGCTCGTCGTCGCGAGGAATTCCTGACGGTGGAGCGTCCTCTGCCAAGCCGTTTCACCTTGCTCTCCTTCAGTGGGTACCCAATCTGCCTTGATCCTCCTGCAGAACAATCAGGAATCAGCATGGTGTACGCCCAAAATCTGCTCAAGTTCGGCCGAAGAAGTGGGGGACAATGGGTGCCATGGCTGATTCTGAAGCGGTGACGACCCAGGATTCGACGGTTGAAGCATGGACCCGGGCGCTGGCGGAGTCCAAGGGTTCGCCGGGAGGAGGGGCCGGGACGGGAGTCATGCTGGCCATCGCCGCGTCGCTCGCGTCCATGGTGGCCGGCTACACCGAACCCGGTGAAGAGCGGCGGAAGGAACTGGCGGATGTCCACGCACGGGCGCACACGCTGCGCAGGACGGCCCTCACACTTGCCGACGACGATGCTGCCGCTTCCAAGGCGTTTGGCGCCGCGTTCCGCCTGGAACCAGGGCCGGGACGCGACGACGCCATCCACCGGGCCTCGGTGAACGCCGCCAAAGCATCGGCCGTGCTGGGCGAACGTGCCATTGAAGCCATTGAAGACCTCGGCTGGCTTGCTGCCAACGGCAACCCTGCGCTCATTGCCGATGTGGTGGTCGCGTTCGGCGCCCTGCGGGCAGCGGTGGCAGGGGCGCGCACCAACATCAGCTTCGACCTCGCAACCCTTCGATCCGCCGGCGCCACACTCGAACAGATCCGCGACGAGCAGCCGGTCCTGTGGGCAACGGTCCAGCAGCTCAACTCAGCGCTGGAAAGGATCGACGAACTGGCAGCCGGGGTGGATCACCGCGCCGCGCCGACAGACACCGATGCTGCGGTTGAGCCGGCGGCGCCCAGGGTTAGTGCTGATTAACCGGTTTCGCGCCCAATCCGCACCAGGCTCCTTAGGGTAGCGACGTGGCACTCGATGGGGATGTCCCAACGGCTTCTGGGCCCTGACCGCTTTCACGCTGCAGATTGCCCTGGTGCTGCTCACCGGTTACGTGCTGGCAACCTCCCCGCCGGTGGCCAGGCTCATCAACCGGCTGGTGCTCATCCTGATGGCGATTTCTCCCGTGTTGTATCAGTCTTGGCGGCGGAGGGCCGCCAAGGCGTCCGCAAGGTTCATCTGCAGGGCCGGACCATGGCCGGGAAGTATCACTGATGCGGAGACGTCGTCGAACCGGTGCGTTGCCTCCAGGGCCGCGGCCGGGTCCGAGTGGTACATGTGGTGGAGCATCTGGGGTCCGCCCTTCCGGCTCAGCGGATGGCCGGTGACAAAGGAATCCCCTACGGCGATAGCGCCGGCTTTTGCGAGGAGTATCGCGGCGTTCCCGGGCGTGTGTCCCGGCACCGGGATTGCTTCGGGGCGGCCGGGCAGGCTGCGAAGCGTCTCCGCGTCCCATTCACGGGCCTGGGTTGCCGGCTGTGCCGTCAGGGCGCCGGCTTTAATGACGTGGAGCATCCAGCGGAAGACCCGGGGACGCCAGGCGCGGACGATGACCTGGCCGAAAGTGACCTGGTGCTTTTCCCTGCCCTGGACGTGGGCCAGCTCTTCCGGCCCGCAGAGGATGGGGGTGCCGAAGGTGTTGGCGAAGTAGGCCGCGGACCCGGTGTGGTCCACGTGGCCGTGCGTGATGAGCACAGCCCGGGCGTCAGCGGGCTCCAGTCCCAGGTGGCGGATGGACTCCAGAACCAGGGGCCGGTCGGACGGGTAGCCGGAGTCGATGAGCATAAAGCCCGTCAGGTCGCGGACCACGATCCAGTTCGAGGCCGGGCCCTGGACGTGATAGACGCCTGGTGCCGCCTCGGAAACACGGGATGCGGGTTGCCAGTCAGTGGCTTCGGGTTGCACGGGTAAAGCGTAGCTGGCGTAAATCGCAGCTGGCGTAAATCGTGCCTGCCCGCCGGTCCTGTCACTGGCCGAATGCCTTTGGTGACCTATACCAGCGGCCAGGGGTAACGCATGCCCGTGGGGTCAACCGGCAGGACACCGCTGTCCAGTACGCGCTGGACCCGGCGCCGCAGCGCACGGACCTCCGCAGGATCCAGCAGCTCCGCCACCTCAGGCGGGACGTCCTCTGCGAGCGGGGCGATATCCTGCAGCAGGGCGTCCGGGACCGGTTCGCCGGCGAAGTCCCAGATGACAGTGCGGAGTTTGAAGTCTGCAGCAAAGCACAGCCCGTGGTCGATGCCCCACACGCGTCCGTCGCGGTCCCGCAGGACATGCCCGCTCTTGCGGTCGGTGTTGTTGGTAACGAAATCGAACAGGGCAATCCGGGACAGGACGCTGTGCGTTTCAGGCGCGTCCTCGTACAGGATGAAGTAATGCTCCCGGTAGTCGCAGGCTACAAACCATTGCAGCGAGCCGACACCCAAGGGTGGGTCATCGCGGATCACCGTGGGCGGCACGAGGCCCCACCGCAGGTATTCGCTCAGCAGGTACGCCGCGCGCTCGCGCCGGTACAGCCCGGGCTCAAAGTCCCGCAACGGCCGTTCCCCGGACTCGGGTTTATACACACCATGGGCCGAGTCGTCGCCGCAGGAGACCCTGACCAGGAAGGTTGCGTTGCTGCTGCGGGGGATGCGCGCAATGAGTTCCACGCGGCCTTC
This genomic interval from Arthrobacter sp. SLBN-100 contains the following:
- a CDS encoding MBL fold metallo-hydrolase, translated to MQPEATDWQPASRVSEAAPGVYHVQGPASNWIVVRDLTGFMLIDSGYPSDRPLVLESIRHLGLEPADARAVLITHGHVDHTGSAAYFANTFGTPILCGPEELAHVQGREKHQVTFGQVIVRAWRPRVFRWMLHVIKAGALTAQPATQAREWDAETLRSLPGRPEAIPVPGHTPGNAAILLAKAGAIAVGDSFVTGHPLSRKGGPQMLHHMYHSDPAAALEATHRFDDVSASVILPGHGPALQMNLADALAALRRQD
- a CDS encoding SCO1664 family protein, translated to MSGRELTLLGEGRVELIARIPRSSNATFLVRVSCGDDSAHGVYKPESGERPLRDFEPGLYRRERAAYLLSEYLRWGLVPPTVIRDDPPLGVGSLQWFVACDYREHYFILYEDAPETHSVLSRIALFDFVTNNTDRKSGHVLRDRDGRVWGIDHGLCFAADFKLRTVIWDFAGEPVPDALLQDIAPLAEDVPPEVAELLDPAEVRALRRRVQRVLDSGVLPVDPTGMRYPWPLV
- a CDS encoding cyclodeaminase/cyclohydrolase family protein, with protein sequence MADSEAVTTQDSTVEAWTRALAESKGSPGGGAGTGVMLAIAASLASMVAGYTEPGEERRKELADVHARAHTLRRTALTLADDDAAASKAFGAAFRLEPGPGRDDAIHRASVNAAKASAVLGERAIEAIEDLGWLAANGNPALIADVVVAFGALRAAVAGARTNISFDLATLRSAGATLEQIRDEQPVLWATVQQLNSALERIDELAAGVDHRAAPTDTDAAVEPAAPRVSAD
- a CDS encoding NADPH:quinone reductase — protein: MKAIVYRATGDPSVLELVHRQVRDPGPGEVRVRVVVSAVNPTDWKSRRGARPGAPLAFPEVVPNQDGAGTVDAVGPGTSGFEIGDRVWVALAAYQRADGGTAQEFTVLPVERVFALPDNAGFDVGASLGVPAITAHRALTVAEDGPRRLHPGALASKVVLVAGGAGAVGHAAVQLAKWAGAVVITTISSPEKEALVRSAGAHHVINYKESDPAAEIRRIAPDGVDVIVEVAPAQNAELDLAVIRNRGSVAVYANNGGDFVNLDVRKNFSLNVRYQFVLLYTVGMEAVRAAAEDIKAALADGALPVGGPAGLPLHRFGLADTAAAHAAVEGSIVGKVLIDVSDE